A genome region from Cryptococcus neoformans var. neoformans B-3501A chromosome 8, whole genome shotgun sequence includes the following:
- a CDS encoding hypothetical protein (Match to ESTs gb|CF191602.1|CF191602, gb|CF189260.1|CF189260; HMMPfam hit to SecY, eubacterial secY protein, score: 24.1, E(): 1.1e-15), translating to MGFRFLELVRPFMSILPEVTAPEKKVVFNHKIAWTAVTLLIFLVCSQVPLYGIMSSDSSDPLYWLRAILASNRGTLMELGITPIVTSGMIMQLLAGAQLIDVDFSLKDDRALFGAAQKLFAMIISLGQATVYVLTGLYGSPSSLGAGVCLLLILQLVSASLIVILLDELLTKGYGLGSGISLFIATNICESIVWKAFSPNTVNTGRGPEFEGAIIALIHLLFTWNDKTRALKEAFYRDRLPNIMNLLATVAVFAAVIYLQGFRIEIPIKSSKMRGQRGTYPVKLFYTSNMPIMLQSALTSNVFLVSQMLAGRFPDNLLVRLLGVWEPMENNPTQLGAVSGIAYYMSAPHSLTSALKDPFHTVIYIAFIVTACALFSKTWIEVSGSGPRDVAKQLKDQNMTLAGHRDASIYKELKRIIPTAAAFGGATLGLLSVVADMMGALGSGTGILMATTIIYGYFELGIKENSGIDATGLGDLLF from the exons ATGGGCT TCCGTTTCCTTGAGCTCGTCCGACCTTTCATGAGCATCCTCCCAGAGGTCACTGCTCCGGAAAAGAAG GTCGTTTTCAACCACAAGATCGCCTGGACAGCCGTcaccctcctcatcttcctcgtctgctCACAAGTTCCGCTCTACGGCATCATGTCCTCCGACTCCTCCGATCCTCTTTACTGGCTCCGTGCTATCCTCGCTTCCAACAGGGGTACCTTGATGGAGCTCGGTATCACTCCTATTGTTACTTCTGGCATGATCATGCAGCTCCTCGCGGGTGCTCAGTTGATTGATGTCGACTTTAGCCTCAAGGACGACCGTGCCTTGTTCGGTGCTGCCCAAAAGT TGTTCGCCATGATTATCTCCCTTGGACAAGCTACCGTTTACGTCTTGACTGGTCTTTAcggctccccctcctctctcgGCGCGGGTGTCTgtcttctccttatccttcAGCTCGTTTCTGCCtccctcatcgtcatcctcctcgatgAGCTCCTCACCAAGGGCTACGGTCTTGGTTCCGGTATCTCTCTTTTCATCGCTACCAACATTTGCGAGTCTATCGTTTGGAAGGCCTTTTCTCCCAACACTGTCAACACCGGTCGTGGACCGGAATTCGAAGGTGCCATCATCGccctcatccatcttttgTTCACTTGGAACGACAAGACTCGCGCCCTCAAGGAAGCCTTCTACCGCGATCGTCTTCCGAACATTATGAATCTCCTCGCGACCGTCGCTGTCTTTGCTGCCGTGATTTACCTTCAAGGTTTCCGAATCGAGATCCCCATCAAGAGCTCCAAGATGAGGGGCCAGAGGGGCACTTATCCCGTCAAGCTTTTCTACACTTCCAACATGCCTATCATGCTCCAGAGCGCTTTGACCAGCAATGTCTTCCTCGTTAGTCAGATGCTTGCCGGTCGATTCCCTGACAACTTGCTTGTCCGTCTTTTGGGCGTTTGGGAG CCCATGGAGAACAACCCTACTCAACTGGGCGCCGTCTCCGGTATCGCCTACTACATGTCCGCTCCTCACTCTCTCACCTCTGCCCTTAAGGACCCCTTCCACACCGTCATCTACATCGCCTTCATCGTCACCGCGTGCGCCCTCTTCTCTAAGACCTGGATCGAAGTCTCCGGCTCCGGCCCTCGAGATGTGGCCAAGCAGTTGAAGGACCAGAATATGACTCTTGCAGGACACAGAGATGCGTCTATTTACAAggagttgaagaggattaTCCCGACTGCTGCGGCGTTTGGAGGTGCGACTCTTGGCTTGTTGAGTGTGGTGGCGGATATGATGGGTGCTTTGGGAAGTGGAACTGGTATTTTGATGGCCACTACTATTATCTACGGAT ACTTTGAGTTGGGTATCAAGGAGAACTCTGGTATCGATGCCACTGGTCTCGGTGACCTCC TCTTCTAA
- a CDS encoding hypothetical protein (HMMPfam hit to 2-Hacid_dh_C, D-isomer specific 2-hydroxyacid dehydrogenase, NAD binding domain, score: 110.4, E(): 4.4e-30), whose translation MTKSLYSLFSIILLFAVSSSFAFASPQAQYHQHAMTTSHLLSVHNDSSGHNHTAPSLETLIVTVPVSAEKLAEVKTHFKTVHVFDEGETVTKEAAREVEVWYSNYLGIPKEIEYEDVPNLKLVQLTSAGANLALNSPVLKNEEARKRIDISSASGIHAISIPQWIISQTVSLYMHLYLQTFNLRTNQTWSRDIPQLPQLNGIKHGNSGKSLYGKTAGLLGYGHIGRETARLLKAFNVNIIAANSNGQKRGDDGYLIPGTGDADGSIPSAYYSTSDEESFKTFLSKSDILIASLPSTPQTRYLLNQELLSLLPEGAVFLNVGRGDLVKSEDLLAALASGPLSGVALDVTDPEPLPDNHPLYSHPQVIITPHTSSNIEGYFDVGADLLIENVRRVRKGGKAINKVDPEKGY comes from the exons ATGACAAAATCCCTTTactctcttttctccatcatcttgcTATTCGCTGTATCGTCCTCGTTCGCCTTTGCTTCACCCCAAGCACAATATCACCAGCACGCCATGACGACCTCCCATCTCTTATCTGTGCACAATGACAGTAGCGGGCATAACCACACAGCACCATCACTCGAAACACTCATCGTCACCGTACCCGTCTCCGCTGAGAAACTCGCTGAGGTCAAGACTCACTTCAAGACAGTACATGTTTTTGACGAAGGAGAAACTGTCACGAAAGAGGCGGCGAGAGAGGTAGAGGTTTGGTACTCGAATTACTTGGGTATTCCGAAAGAGATTGAGTATGAAGATGTACCGAACTTAAAGCTTGTTCAATTGACTAGCG CGGGCGCCAACCTCGCCCTAAACAGTCCAGTTTTGAAGAACGAAGAGGCTCGTAAGAGAATTGATATCTCCTCCGCTTCAG GTATTCACGCCATCAGTATTCCTCAGTGGATCATCTCGCAGACTGTCAGCT TATACATGCACCTTTACTTGCAAACTTTTAATCTCCGG ACAAACCAGACATGGAGTCGTGATATCCCACAGCTACCTCAACTTAACGGTATAAAGCACGGTAACAGTGGTAAATCACTGTATGGAAAGACCGCTGGTCTTTTG GGATACGGACACATTGGTCGAGAGACCGCCAGACTCCTCAAAGCATTCAACGTCAACATCATTGCTGCCAACTCGAACGGCCAGAAGCGAGGAGATGACGGATATCTTATCCCTGGTACAGGGGATGCTGATG GATCCATTCCTTCCGCATATTACTCCACTTCTGACGAAGAGTCTTTCAAGACGTTCTTGAGCAAATCAGACATCCTTATCGCGAGTTTACCTTCTACCCCTCAAACCAGATACTTGCTCAACCAGGAGCTCCTTT CTCTGCTTCCCGAAGGCGCAGTATTCCTCAATGTAGGCCGAGGCGACCTCGTTAAATCCGAAGACCTCCTCGCAGCCCTCGCATCTGGCCCCCTCTCTGGCGTTGCCTTGGACGTTACCGACCCCGAACCCCTCCCAGACAATCACCCATTATACTCTCACCCGCAAGTCATCATCACACCGCATACGAGCTCAAATATAGAAGGATACTTTGATGTGGGTGCGGATTTGTTGATTGAGAATGTAAGGCgggtgaggaagggaggtAAAGCGATCAATAAGGTTGACCCAGAGAAGGGTTACTAA
- a CDS encoding hypothetical protein (HMMPfam hit to Dus, Dihydrouridine synthase (Dus), score: 227.9, E(): 1.8e-65), whose translation MTDDPAATPRPETSVNARPAFSGQAPIKAEYLINTTPIVESASASELNNIHPDDAAEGRTDSRDSRDGRDRPDNKRRKPNKQDKKDKKGQNKGRHFPVIREASVRICRAWETTGICDRADKGDCRYAHSWEGYFEVKPNDISYRPDWSLVGEAPFVVEGERVVGGEDVVGKTLDLDTVCPVLKDLGYCPFGWRCRFLGAHVKRVAAAVDGEKEKEAGPEKRMGEWQVENWVQSEVENGWKQKETNWPEHEVLNALRRSTASFPFSEAYLKKVDPDKPFTLQNKKPTKQQPHKRKNNVLDEEEAANGPTGIPSAGDDEENAMNATENERNEEKGKVYGETEAIDVPLRPEEKRRLNWEGGRYLAPLTTVGNLPFRRLCVDYGATITVSEMALAQPLVYGAKEEWALVRRHESEKMFGVQVAGGFPNRMVPAAEVIANTIGKGGGVDFVDVNMGCPIDLVFNQGAGSALMDSPGRLGKLLVGMNRALGDIPLTVKFRTGVAHGKPNAHKLIPRFVTEWGAGALTIHGRSRQQRYSKPADWEYIKTCVTALRESVADANLPPVPIFGNGDCFSAASYYEEMDRSGVDGVMVARGALIKPWIFTEIKERREWDISAVERLEGIKKFAEFGLSHWGSDTQGVNTTRRFLCEALSFQHRYIPIGLLERLPAKLNERPPAYRGRNELETLLASPFAGDWVKISEMFLGKVDEGFSFVPKHKSNAYGGEEAQG comes from the exons ATGACAGACGACCCCGCAGCCACACCTCGTCCAGAGACTTCTGTCAACGCAAGGCCAGCATTTTCCGGTCAGGCTCCGATCAAAGCCGA ATATCTAATCAACACCACCCCTATCGTCGAATCTGCCTCTGCCTCAGAGCTCAACAACATTCACCCCGATGATGCCGCCGAGGGTCGTACCGATTCCCGTGACTCCCGCGATGGTCGTGACAGACCCGACAACAAACGGCGTAAACCCAACAAGCAAGacaaaaaagacaaaaaaggTCAAAATAAGGGCCGCCACTTCCCCGTCATCCGGGAAGCCTCTGTCCGTATCTGTCGTGCTTGGGAAACAACAGGTATCTGTGACCGTGCAGATAAGGGTGATTGCCGATATGCTCACAGCTGGGAAGGTTACTTTGAGGTGAAACCGAATGATATCAGTTACCGTCCTGATTGGTCCTTGGTCGGTGAGGCGCCGTTTGtggtggaaggggaaagggTGGTGGGCGGTGAGGATGTGGTGGGGAAGACGCTTGACTTAGATACGGTTTGCCCGGTGTTGAAGGACTTGGGGTACTGTCCTTTTGGGTGGCGATGTCGGTTCTTGGGTGCGCACGTTAAGCGtgtggctgctgctgtagacggggagaaggaaaaggaggcgGGCCCTGAGAAGCGAATGGGAGAGTGGCAAGTCGAGAACTGGGTACAAAGCGAAGTGGAGAACGGGTGGAAACAAAAGGAGACGAATTGGCCTGAACATGAAGTGCTTAACGCTCTTCGCCGTAGTACT GCGTCATTCCCGTTCTCTGAAGCATACCTCAAAAAAGTTGATCCCGACAAACCTTTTACCCTTCAAAACAAGAAACCCACCAAACAACAGCCACACAAACGCAAAAACAATGTTctcgacgaagaagaagctgcaaATGGACCAACCGGCATTCCCTCCGctggggatgatgaggagaacgCTATGAACGCCACAGAAAACGAACGgaatgaggagaagggtaaAGTGTACGGTGAAACGGAAGCGATTGACGTGCCACTCAGAccagaggagaagaggaggttaAACTGGGAAGGTGGAAGATATCTCGCTCCTCTGACAACCGTCGGTAATCTT CCATTCCGCCGCCTCTGTGTTGACTACGGCGCCACCATCACCGTCTCCGAAATGGCTCTCGCCCAACCCCTCGTCTACGGCGCTAAAGAAGAATGGGCTCTCGTCCGTCGACACGAGAGCGAAAAGATGTTTGGTGTCCAAGTCGCCGGTGGGTTCCCGAACCGGATGGTACCCGCCGCGGAAGTCATTGCGAATACTATAGGAAAGGGTGGGGGGGTGGATTTTGTGGATGTTAATATGGGTTGCCCGATTGATTTGGTCTTCAACCAAGGTGCGGGTAGCGCCC TTATGGACTCCCCTGGACGATTGGGTAAGCTGTTGGTGGGCATGAACAGGGCCCTTGGTGATA TCCCTCTGACCGTCAAATTC AGAACTGGTGTTGCGCATGGGAAACCTAATGCTCACAAGTTGATTCCTCGTTTCGTCACTGAATGGGGAGCGGGCGCTTTGACC ATTCACGGTCGATCTCGCCAACAACGCTACTCCAAACCTGCCGACTGGGAATACATCAAGACTTGCGTCACCGCCCTGCGCGAGTCCGTTGCCGACGCCAACCTTCCTCCCGTTCCCATCTTTGGAAACGGTGATTGTTTCTCTGCTGCTTCGTATTatgaggagatggacaGAAGTGGGGTGGATGGAGTGATGGTCGCGAGAGGGGCGTTGATCAAGCCATGGATCTTTACGGAGAtcaaggaaagaagagagtggGATATTTCTGCAGTGGAGAGGTTGGAGGGTATCAAAAAG TTCGCCGAATTCGGTCTCTCCCATTGGGGTTCCGATACCCAAGGTGTCAATACCACCCGCCGATTCCTATGCGAAgccctctccttccaacACCGATACATCCCCATTGGCCTCCTCGAACGTCTCCCCGCCAAACTCAACGAACGACCCCCAGCCTACAGGGGTAGAAACGAGCTGGAGACGCTTTTGGCGAGTCCGTTTGCCGGTGATTGGGTGAAGATTTCAGAGATGTTTTTGGGCAAGGTGGATGAAGGGTTTTCGTTTGTGCCGAAACATAAGAGTAACGCGTatggaggggaagaggcgcAGGGCTAA
- a CDS encoding hypothetical protein (HMMPfam hit to ABC_membrane, ABC transporter transmembrane region, score: 37.5, E(): 3.9e-08; HMMPfam hit to ABC_tran, ABC transporter, score: 213.3, E(): 4.5e-61) — protein MSMPSYNASTYASETETLLPRSPPSPRFPTSSDQYADDDHDLPVQIDSFLRNVKICKSALGASLLGTFAMEVWHLSMSAAEVGHRRRSETQQKAVEASMWADILGTTIICFLSILYLASLLKPITVPSVSLSPKMQNSSLHRSLCTTTFTSILFLLIAHSSPGVAYTVWTHLSSPRLDDPMAEGVYHLRMVGLILVLSSVGFMRRGPKMYFRPPRLGTGFGLNREPEWESKKKNGHEIGEYGEDGYQNGDEDRRKGVVIKLTPAQEIDDPLTSAASAITIERQRLPPKVREEPKSNVFDYNNSSMINFVLLTYIKLSPSLTERSRQIAPLAIRSAHVASLHQSDLPILEDETRNSGVYETAFASNSASHTKITGLKRMVGSKTTTSWQLVKTLWAGRGWTVFISFVLETTRNLISFIQIAALHEIIQSFNQSPGEDKSYAYLMCWAMFFGQTVEVLLAAYCCVRENYMLHIPVRMSISSIILAKILRTTDAKALEAHNTIDSNSDDGHVRKGTKEKKTSGAQGRSQVMNLLTIDTNTVASLATHTWGFTNGITTLIIGAGMLYGMLGVSAFVGIACVPLSTPLTWLVAKLIYRCDIEWARARDARTGALKEFLLGIKVIKLNAFGPYFMHRISKLRAHEVKWQRWRFTLGTAFNVLADQLPILSILITFAFHTKIMGRPLDAPTAFVALNMYVDVYGLQTFPQIIQTFLSCKVSLDRLSRYLSQPEIDDDRWESISRRIICRDATITWPIGEGIDKGDTGRFKLEGLDLKVPEGRLSLLCGPLGSGKTLLLRAFLGEAKVEKCSVLAPKSLPDATPILLDNEIEAAVHWTAQHWLNDSIAYAPQQSFIRHGTLRDNILFGQPMWRERYQEVLRQAALLQDLEILEDGDMTEVGENGVTLSGGQKARVNLARCIYSRASTIYLDDILSAVDAHTAQFIYQECLQGSLLKNRTVVLVTHHVRLVLPAVSYVISLNTEGRIDQACSPSQIDLNTLSESAPKSPINSEDITPAAQLEKKRLINVGALDAKTTRKLYQEEQRAVGRVSGSHYFLIFRAAGGMWYWLILAILYGGHRALTMLRIFWLEHWSANPSPEHLNYNLIVYAAIVSFGIVTGAFRWIWLYGISNVGFYSRGNKRVHDLIMARLFSAPLQFFEKTPQGRLLNVFGQDMWRLDCNVADDFGRTIMASLAIVTSAAVVFFKEPLVTIIAVAFGIPLFWFSGHLNKLRSDIRRLTATASSPLYSLYNEAIDGIVMIRAFGQDKLMMATMKVLNNRERTTYLADWTAFIRILTNVVITATSFVLIERNISPSQAGLILNFALTVSGGLFGLMEQYSHLEQTFVSAERINQYITMSEHESEEGVCPPPEWPQQGRIDVRKLSVRYAPDLPQVLKNVSFTVEPGMHVGLVGATGSGKSTLALSLFRAIEYMQGEIMIDGVDVSSLILSELRGRLNMVAQDGMLCSGTLREALDVTGGRSDQDIFDALRKVHLISNEMSQEELDENPFANLETYVAIEGTNFSQGQRQLLCLARALLKQSKILVMDEATSSVDFETDSKITAMIKECFRGTTMLVIAHRLATIMQYDMVLVLDQGQIIESGKPQELIHNNQSVFYGLCMAQGKEEYATLCKIAAITA, from the exons ATGAGCATGCCTTCTTATAACGCATCGACGTATGCGTCCGAAACGGAGACGCTCTTACCCCGCTCCCCGCCTTCTCCCCGTTTTCCCACTTCTTCAGACCAGTACGCCGATGATGACCATGATCTTCCCGTCCAAATTGACAGCTTTCTTCGCAATGTCAAGATATGTAAATCGGCTCTTGGGGCATCCCTGTTAGGCACCTTCGCGATGGAAGTATGGCACTTGTCTATGTCTGCAGCGGAGGTAGGACATCGAAGGCGTAGTGAAACTCAACAGAAAGCTGTAGAAGCCAGTATGTGGGCGGACATATTGGGAACAACAATCATT TGCTTCTTATCGATCCTCTACCTCGCATCACTCTTGAAACCCATAACCGTCCCCTCtgtttccctttccccaaAAATGCAAAactcctccctccaccGTTCCCTCTGTACTACTACTTtcacctccatcctcttcctcctcatcgccCATTCTTCTCCGGGTGTAGCCTACACTGTATGGACCCATCTCTCATCGCCAAGGTTGGACGATCCAATGGCAGAAGGAGTATACCACCTCCGTATGGTGGGATTGATCTTGGTCCTCTCAAGCGTGGGATTTATGCGTCGGGGTCCAAAGATGTACTTCCGTCCACCGAGATTAGGGACAGGATTCGGGTTGAATAGGGAGCCCGAATGGGAgagtaagaagaagaatggacaTGAAATTGGTGAATATGGGGAAGATGGATATCAaaatggtgatgaggaCAGGAGAAAGGGGGTGGTTATCAAATTGACGCCTGCACAAGAGATTGATGATCCCCTGACCTCCGCAGCGTCGGCGATTACCATCGAACGGCAACGACTACCCCCCAAAGTTCGTGAAGAGCCAAAATCTAATGTATTCGATTACAACAACTCTTCAATGATTAACTTTGTCCTCCTTACCTAT ATTAAACTAAGCCCTTCGCTGACGGAGCGATCTCGGCAGATTGCTCCCCTCGCCATCCGTTCTGCACATGTAGCAAGTCTTCATCAATCCGATCTTCCTattcttgaagatgagacgAGAAATAGTGGGGTATACGAGACAGCGTTTGCATCCAACTCTGCTTCGCACACGAAGATAACTGGATTGAAACGGATGGTGGGATCAAAAACGACCACGAGCTGGCAACTCGTCAAAACACTTTGGGCCGGCAGGGGTTGGACTGTGTTCATCT CTTTTGTACTCGAAACTACCCGCAATCTCATTAGCTTCATCCAAATCGCCGCCTTACACGAAATCATCCAGTCATTCAATCAATCTCCAGGAGAGGACAAGAGCTATGCGTACTTGATGTGTTGGGCAATGTTCTTCGGCCAGACGGTAGAGGTCTTGTTGGCAGCTTACTGTTG TGTACGAGAGAATTATATGCTCCATATTCCTGTACGAATGAGCATCAGCTCCATT ATCCTTGCCAAAATTCTGCGTACAACCGATGCTAAAGCCCTCGAAGCGCACAACACGATCGATTCTAACTCCGATGACGGGCATGTGCGAAAAGGtacaaaagagaagaagacaagcGGAGCGCAAGGACGAAGTCAGGTGATGAACCTGCTCACGATTGATACGAACACTGTCGCTTCGCTGGCTACGCATACATGGGGCTTTACCAACGGTATCACTACAT TAATTATCGGAGCCGGTATGTTGTATGGAATGTTGGGTGTCAGCGCCTTTGTGGGTATAGCGTGCGTACCGCTCAGTACGCCTCTAACGTGGCTAGTCGCCAAGCTGATCTATC GTTGTGATATTGAGTGGGCCAGGGCTCGGGATGCTAGGACAGGGGCTTTGAAAGAGTTTTTACTAGGCATCAAGGTCATCAAG TTGAATGCCTTTGGACCTTACTTTATGCATCGGATCTCGAAGCTACGGGCTCACGAAGTCAA ATGGCAGCGATGGCGCTTCACTCTCGGCACAGCATTCAACGTCCTAGCGGACCAACTCCCCATTCTCTCTATCCTCATCACCTTTGCATTCCATACTAAGATCATGGGGCGCCCGCTTGATGCACCTACCGCTTTCGTAGCACTTAACATGTATGTTGACGTCT ACGGCCTCCAAACATTCCCCCAGATCATCCAAACATTTCTCTCGTGCAAAGTATCCCTCGACCGTCTATCACGCTATCTTTCGCAACCggagattgatgatgacCGCTGGGAAAGCATTTCAAGGAGAATTATCTGCCGAGATGCCACGATTACTTGGCCTATAGGGGAAGGTATTGATAAGGGAGATACAGGAAGATTCAAGCTTGAAGGCCTGGATCTGAAGGTACCGGAAGGAAGGTTGAGTTTACTTTGTGGACCGCTTGGTTCGGGAAAGACTTTGTTG CTCCGAGCTTTCTTGGGTGAGGCGAAGGTCGAAAAGTGCTCCGTCCTTGCGCCCAAAAGTCTTCCCGATGCTactcccatccttcttgacaaTGAGATTGAAGCAGCCGTTCACTGGACGGCTCAACACTGGCTCAATGACTCCATAGCGTATGCCCCTCAACAGAGTTTCATCCGACATGGTACTCTTCGCGATAATATTCTTTTTGGACAGCCGATGTGGAGAGAGAGGTATCAGGAAGTGCTGAGACAGGCTGCGCTTTTGCAGGATCTAGAGATcttggaggatggtgaCATGACAGAAGTGGGAGAGAACGGGGTGACGCTG AGTGGTGGTCAGAAAGCAAGAGTCAACCTTGCGCGCTGCATCTACTCCCGCGCTTCAACCATCTACCTTGACGACATTCTCTCCGCTGTTGACGCCCATACTGCCCAATTCATCTATCAAGAATGTCTTCAAGGTAGTCTGCTCAAGAACCGAACAGTTGTTCTCGTCACCCACCATGTGCGCCTGGTTTTGCCCGCCGTCAGCTACGTCATTTCTCTCAATACGGAAGGACGAATCGATCAAGCGtgttctccttctcaaatCGATCTTAACACCTTATCGGAATCTGCCCCAAAGTCTCCCATCAATAGTGAAGACATAACGCCGGCTGCTCAACTCGAGAAAAAGCGGCTCATCAACGTCGGCGCCCTCGACGCTAAAACTACGCGTAAACTATaccaagaagagcaaagagCTGTTGGTCGGGTCTCCGGTAGCCATTACTTCCTCATTTTCCGTGCAGCTGGCGGAATGTGGTACTGGCTCATTCTTGCCATACTATACGGTGGTCATCGAGCTCTTACGATGTTAAGGATCTTCTGGCTCGAACATTGGTCAGCCAACCCTAGCCCTGAACACCTCAATTACAACCTTATTGTTTACGCAGCCATCGTCAGCTTTGGGATCGTGACAGGCGCTTTCAGGTGGATATGGCTTTATGGGATTAGTAACGTTGGGTTCTACTCAAGAGGCAATAAACGTGTACATGACCTCATCATGGCAAGATTATTCTCTGCCCCGCTGCAATTTTTTGAGAAAACCCCACAAGGGAGGCTGCTGAATGTTTTTGGCCAAGATATGTGGAGACTTGATTGTAATGTGGCGGACGATTTTGGAA GAACAATCATGGCTA GTCTTGCGATTGTAACCTCTGCGGCTGTTGTCTTTTTCAAGGAACCC CTTGTCACCATTATCGCTGTTGCATTTGGGATACCTTTATTCTGGTTCAGTGGACA TCTCAACAAATTGCGATCAGATATACGCCGACTTACAGCTACTGCAAGTTCACCACTCTACTCACTTTACAATGAAGCCATCGATGGGATTGTTATGATTAGAGCATTTGGCCAGGATAAACTCATGATGGCGACAATGAAGGTGCTAAACAATCGGGAGCGGACAACTTACCTGGCGGACTGGACCG CTTTCATTCGAATTCTCACTAATGTGGTCATTACTGCCACTTCCTTTGTCTTGATTGAGAGAAATATTTCCCCCTCGCAAGCTGGTCTCATTTTGAATTTTGCTTTGACAGTTTCCGGTG GTCTTTTTGGTTTGATGGAGCAGTACAGTCACCTCGAACAGACATTTGTCAGTGCAGAACGTATAAACCAAT ATATCACTATGTCGGAACATGAGTCTGAAGAGGGAGTATGTCCGCCTCCTGAATGGCCTCAACAAGGAAGGATAGATGTGAGAAAACTGAGTGTGAGATACGCTCCGGACCTTCCGCAAGTGTTGAAAAACGTTTCCTTCACGGTCGAG CCTGGTATGCATGTCGGTCTGGTAGGAGCTACCGGTTCTGGTAAATCTACTTTGGCTTTGAGTCTGTTCCGCGCTATCGAGTATATGCAAGGAGAGATCATGATTGATGGTGTCG ACGTCTCGAGTCTCATCCTTTCCGAATTGCGAGGTCGATTGAATATGGTGGCGCAAGATGGAATGTTGTGCTCTGGTACTCTCAGAGAAGCGCTAGATGTTacgggaggaagaa GCGATCAAGATATATTCGACGCTCTTCGCAAAGTGCATCTCATCTCTAATGAAATGTCACAAGAAGAGTTAGATGAGAACCCATTTGCGAACCTGGAAACATATGTGGCTATCG AAGGAACGAACTTCAGTCAGGGACAGCGCCAACTTCTCTGCTTAGCGCGAGCGTTGCTCAAGCAGTCGAAGATCTTGGTTAtggatgaag CGACATCGTCCGTTGACTTTGA GACGGATTCTAAGATCACTGCAATGATCAAGGAATGTTTTAGGGGCACTACAATGCTTGTCATCGCTCATCGTCTGGCGACGATTATGCAGTA CGATATGGTACTGGTATTGGATCAGGGTCAAATTATAGAGTCTG GTAAACCTCAAGAGCTCATACATAACAATCAGTCTGTGTTCTATGGCCTCTGCATGGCACAAGGTAAAGAAGAATATGCGACCTTGTGTAAGATAGCTGCGATTACTGCATAG